The following DNA comes from Alienimonas californiensis.
CGGGGTGGTTCGAGCCGCCCGGCGTCGTGCGTCCTGTCGGCGAGGTGGGGCCCGCGGAGCGGGAACGCCTCCAGCCGCGGCGTCAGGCGTACGACCGCTACCAGTCCGACCCGTTCGGCGGCTATCAGTCCGCCCCCTTCCGCAGCCACAGGGGCGGCGACACACTGTACGATCCCCGCTTCCCCAACCGTCCGTGACCGTCCCGCCGGAACCCCGCCGTGCCGCTGTTCGAATATCGTTGTCGATCCTGCGACGCCCGCTTTGAGGCGCTGGTCCGCGGCGCCGCCCCGGACAAAGCCGAGGTGAACTGCGAAGCCTGCGACTCCGCGGAGGTGGAACGGCTGATGAGCGCCCCCGCGGCGCCGGCTCGCGGCACGCTGCTGCCCCTCGCCGGCGGCTGCCCGCCGCCGCAGGCCGGCCCGTGCGGGACCGGCTGCTGCCGGCTCCCCGGGTGACGGAGGCCGACGCCCCCATTCTCGTCCGCCCCGCCGCGACTCGGGCCGAACAGGTCGCGGCCCTCACGCTGCTGTTGGCGGACACCTCCGCCCCCGACGATCTGCCCGCCGACGTGGAGCAGGTCGTCGCTCTGCATGCACAGGGCGAGTTGAGCCTGGACGGGCTGCTGATCGCGGCGGACG
Coding sequences within:
- a CDS encoding FmdB family zinc ribbon protein, yielding MPLFEYRCRSCDARFEALVRGAAPDKAEVNCEACDSAEVERLMSAPAAPARGTLLPLAGGCPPPQAGPCGTGCCRLPG